The window GTAGAGCAGTCTATCCTTGCTCCGCTGAAAGATCGTATGACCGATGTCGAGGTGCTGGTGGTCAGTCAAAAAGATGATACAGTCCTGCTGGGACCGGACAGACTGGTCGGCCGAAAAATGACGGATGAAGCGCTCCTGAAAGCGCGGACCGGTGAAAACTCATGGACAGTGGAAAAGGAGAAGGGTGAAGATTCTTATCTGACCGGCTATGCTTACGGAGACGGGTATCTGAATTACCCGGGTTTGGGCTGGTCTGTGATTATCCGTCAGCCGGCAGAGATCGCCTTCGCTTCTGTCCATCAGCTTGAACGGTTCATTATCCTAAGCGGAATGGCGGCTGCTGTGATCTTCGGGATTCTTGGCTGGTTCCTGGCAGGCTGGATTGCACGTCCGCTAAATGCTATTACGTATACAGCTGATTTGCTCAGCTCCGGTACTGATGCAGAGATTCCATCCTCTTCGCTTATCAAAGATGTAGCCGTACTTTCAGCCTCCCTAAGGAATCTCGTAGGGAATCTGACCAAGACGGAAAGCAAGCTCAATTATATGTCTGATATGGCGCTGCATGATTCCCTCACAGGCTTGCCGAACCGGGCAGCCCTTGAAGAGTTTTTGGCTCTTGCAGTCAGCAAGGCGCAGCAAAGCCGGACAACGCTCAGCTTTCTTTATTTAGATCTGGACGGATTTAAGAATGTGAATGATACGTACGGGCATGCGGCCGGGGATGCCCTGCTGCAGCAAGTAGCCGTGAGGCTGCTGGACTGCACCCGTGAGCATGAGATTGTCGCCCGCTTAGGGGGAGATGAGTTTGTCATCATCCTTCATACTTCAGCGGCAAGACCAATGTATGAAGCCGAAATCGTTGCAGCGCGGATTATCAGCAAAATTAATCTTCCGGTTATGATCGGAGGCCACAGTCTTCATGTTGGCTGCAGTGTCGGTGCAGCGGTGTGGACGCCAGACGGGGCGGATACCAGTGAAACGATGCGGCTTGCCGACGAGGCGCTGTATATTTCTAAACGCAGCGGCAAGAACCGTATTACATTTGAGGCTGCCAGCTAAAACAGCTGGTGGTACTTAAAATAGCTCTTTTGGGAGGAGACGCCTAAAAACGTCCTGCTGACAAAAAGAGCTTTTTTTTGATTAAAAGTAGAAAATGCTTTCAGCTTATGTAAAAAATTAATGCACTCTTTTACGTGGATTAGACCACCACTTAATCCAGAGTTTTCCTTCATCATCATGGAAGAACTTTATTCCTATCCACTTTAGAGGTGTCCAAACCTCTTTGAAATAATATGATGGCATAGTCTATTAGCCCCTCCCGTATAGTTAATTTATACTATATTTTACGCCAAAATTTACTATTTAACAATACTAGATCCATAAAATTGAAATTAAGTGGTAGGAATTAGCACAAGCCATCCAGCGGAATAAGCATTTAATGTAGAGAAAGGATGTGAAAGAATGACAAATGCCGAATTCATATCCAGAATCGCACCCTATGCAATAGCAGATATGCAGCGCAGCCACATTGCCGCCTCGCTTACGATCGCACAAGCCGCACTGGAATCCGGATGGGGTAACAGCGGTCTGACGGTGAAAGCCAATAACCTTTTTGGAATGAAAGGAAGTGGTCCGGCAGGAAGCATTGCCATCCGGACAACCGAATATTTATACGGTAAACCTTTGCTCGTGACTGCAGCCTTTCGCGCTTACCATGACTGGGGAGAATCTGTAGCGGACCACTCTGCAGTTCTCATCGGGGGGGTCTCCTGGAACCGCGGCCTATACAGCAGGGTAATCGGCGTTAACGGGCAAACAGCCGCCCGTGAGATTGCTGCGGCCGGGTATGCAACAGATCCGAATTACGCTGCCAAGCTGATCCGAATTATGGATACCTATAATTTATACCAATTTGATGAAGTGAAGGAGGATGAAGAGATGTCGGCTGAAGATAAACAGAAGCTTGCGAATCTGGAGACGGAATTAAAAGAGCTGCAAGTTCTTCTTGCCGTTCATACGGACCGCCTTACGGCAATGGAAGGCCGGACAGTGATGAATGTTCCGGTATGGGCACGGCCGGCGGTTAATGCGGCTGTCGCTGCCGGACTGTTGGATACACCTGCCGGTGGAAGCTACGACTTTTATCGTTTGCTCACGGTGCTGAACAGGGCAGGCTTGCTGGTGACAGGGGAGGATTGAGATGAACAATGAGGTACTGAATAATGTGCTGGCTTTCGCCTCGGTGTTGGCTGTGTTTGTTATGGCGCTTGTGCAGCTGGTAAAGAACAGTGTGAATATCCCCCGTAATCTTGTTCCGGCCGTAGGTCTGGCAATCGGTTTATTTGTCGGTGCAGTTGCGTACCCTTTTACCGACATGACACTTGTACTCCGTCTGTGGGCAGGCGGGCTGGCCGGTCTATCGGCCACCGGACTCTTTGAACTAGCCTTTAACAAAAGAGACGGATCGACCAAAGACAAATAGCGTTACATGAATCGCATCTAATCATTATATTTATGCGTATGCCTGCTGGTGATCTGAACAAGCAATCTGCTGTTAAATCAATATAATAGGATATGCAGTAATGGAAGGAGGTGCTTTTATATGGGAACCTATCTGGATGCCAGAACCTCACAGAATGCCAGTACGGCGAACTCCATTGCCATCCCGATTCTGGCGATCAATGCCCCGCAGTTATTCGGTCAAATTGGCCTGATTACCTCGGGTATTACTACGAATCCGCGTGTGCTATTGAAGGGAACGATTTCGTTACAGCTTCCGCTGGCCCTGGTTGGTATTACGATTACCATAGTCCGGGGTACGCTTCCTACAGATCCGGTGGTCTATTCCGCAACCTCTACTTTCAACCTTAGCCTTCTTGCACCACAGGTCATTGCCTTTTCAGCTGCTGATTTTAATCCGCCGGTTTCACCACAATTGACTTATACGGCATTTGTAACCTCTAACCTGCTGGGTACAATCCGTGTCGGTCCGGAGAGCTTTGATGGAATTCTGGTTTCAGACTAATTGCAGCCTTACGTCTTGTCATGCCCTTAGCGGGTATGACAAGATGCTTAATTGCCTATATGATTTTCTTGCATTGGCTCGGCTCAGTCTAAATTAAACCGTTTCGCCCAATCTGAATGGAACAATCGTACATATTCTATTCTGTAGTCATTATTTTGAAGGAGGTTATCTCATGGGTGCAGATTGCGGATACGGCGGTAATGTAGGCGGTGCTAATGTAGGTCCGGTTGGTCCTTGGACATCTACTGGTGCGATCCTGGTTCTTTATATCTTGCTTGTTATTATCTTGAGTGCCTGCTTTATCTAAGAGCGTAAGCAAAAGGCGCGTTACCTGAAATTGTCAGGTTCGCGCCTTTTTTTGTGCGGAAAATTAGACTTTGGTTAAGTTATACTGGAGGAAAATGGATGAAATTAGGAGGGGTTTATGTATATTAGGAAGCTGGCTGCTGATGAACTGCCGCCGATGGACCTGCTGCTGACAGCAGATCCATCACACTTAAAAGTAGAGGCCTATCTGAAAAGAGGTGAATGTTATGCAGTATTTGATGAAGAGGAAATTGCCGGTGTTTATGTGTTGCTTCCTACACGCCCTGATACTGCCGAATTGGTAAATGTTGCAGTGGCGGAGGTACATCAGGGGAAAGGACTCGGTAAGCAACTTGTGTTACATGCGATTCAGGTAGCTGCTATACAAGGGTTTAGTACCATCGAAGTAGGAACCGGAAATTCGAGCATTGGTCAGCTGGCACTATATCAGAAATGCGGATTCCGGATTGTAGCTGTGGAGCTGGATTTTTTCACGAGGCATTACCCGGAAGTGATTTATGAGAATGGAATGATATGCAGAGATATGCTGCGTTTGACCCGGGAACTTTGAAGGGATAGCTAATTTACAATCTGCAATTTTTAGGATTATATCCGGTGAGGAGTGTTAAAGTGAGAAAAGGGTTATCCCTGATAATGATCTGCAGTCTGCTGGTTCTTGGGGGATTATGGGGTTCACCGGTGGTGCATAGTGCCGAAGATATAGCAGGCTTCAGCGTCAACTTCGAGAACTTGAAGGTACCGGCCGGAGTTAGCCCTTTTGTAGACGGATCTGTTATTATGGTGCCTGTCCGTCCAGTAGGAGAAGCGCTGGGTTATGAGGTCACTTACATAAAAGAACAGAACAGCCTGCTAATGAAGAGTGATGAACTGGAATATGTATACAGGCTGGGAGGAAGTACTGTTGTCACAAGTGGTAAGGGCCAGCTCGCCCTTGAGGGTAAGGCGGTGCTCAAGGATAACCGCATATATGTACCTTTATCCTTCTTTGGAGCGCTGGGTTTAATCACATCTTTTGATGCAAGTTCGTTTGAGGCTGCCGTAATCACCCCTCAGAAATACGCAGACTACGTAGTAGGTTTGCTGAATGCCGGCCAGTATGAGGAACTATGGCAGGACTTGTTCAATACAGAGCTTAAAAGGCTGGTTTCAATCTCTGCACTTCAATCGGGCTGGGAGAGTCTGGACGGTACCTATGGAGTCTATGTTCAATTGAACCCGGTGACTACCATGCAAGTTAAAGGACAAACCGTAATTCAGGCAACGGCGGAATTCTCCAAAGGCAATTTAAGCATGATTATCACTGTGGACAACAATGCCCGGTTAACCGGCTTAAGGTTTACACCTGCTGCTGCACCCGCTGTGGAGCGGGAGCTACCGGAAGGCTTAACCGAAGAGACCGTAGTAGTTGGTGAAGGCACTGCACATCCGTTAAAAGGAATTCTGACACTTCCTGAGCATTCGTCAGGCCGGCTTCCGTCTGTAGTGCTTGTTCATGGATCCGGTTCAACCGATCACGATGAAACGGCTTTTGCCTATAAGCCCTTTCGCGATATCGCATGGGGATTAGCGCAGCAAGGGATTGCTGTCCTACGCTATGACAAGCGTTCGTACACTTATCCCAAAGAGTTTATGGGAGATGAGGCAGCAGCAAGCTTTACTGTAAAAGAAGAAACGGTAGACGATGCCATACTTGCGGCCGGGTTGCTGAAGTTGGATAAACGGCTGGACCCGGGGCATGTGTATCTGGCCGGGCACAGCCTTGGAGGAATGCTGGCTCCAAGAATCGATGCTGACGGCGGTGATTTTGCCGGGTTAATACTGCTGGCAGGATCTCCGCGGAAGCTATGGGAAATTGTGTATGATCAGAACATGAATGTAATCGATGGTCTGGACGATAGTAATCCGCTCAAAGTGCAGACACGCTCGGCAATAGACGGTGAACTCATGAAAGCGAAGGCGCTATCCTCATTAAGCACTGAGCAAGCCAAGCAGGCACCGGCTGTGTTTGGAATCCCGGCGTTCTACCTACAGGAAATGCAGCAGCACGATACGGCGGAGCTGGCACGAAGGCTGGCAAAACCCGTACTCGTAATGCAAGGAGCAGATGATTTTCAGATATTTGCCGGTACAGACTTTCCCCTCTGGAAAGAAGTTCTCAAAAATAATCCTGCGGCTGAGTTTAAGCAGTACCCGGGGTTAAATCACTTTTTTGTCAATTATGACGGGGCCGGAGCCGGAACAACGGCTGAGTATAATGTACCGGACATCGTGGACCCGCAGGTCATTACAGATATGGGAGCATGGATCAACGCACAATACAGTCATTAGGACTTTAGGGAGGATATTAAAGATGCCGAAAATTTATAAGAACCTTACCGAGTTGATTGGTAATACTCCGCTGCTGGAGCTAGGGAATTACGGTAACGCCCACCATGTGGAAGCCAGGCTGCTAGGCAAACTGGAATATTTTAATCCGGCGGGAAGTGTCAAGGACCGTATTGGTTTTGCGATGATAAAGGATGCAGAAGCCAAAGGGCTGATAAATCAAAACTCGGTCCTGATCGAACCTACCAGCGGGAATACCGGGATTGGTCTTGCTTTTGCCGCTGCGGCGCTGGGCTACCGGCTTATGATTGTGCTTCCGGAATCGTTCAGTGTGGAGAGACGCAAGCTGCTGAAAGCACTCGGTGCAGAGCTGATACTAACCCCGGCATCCGAAGGTATGCTTGGTGCAGTCGGAAAAGCAGAGGAGCTGGCTGCTTCAATCCCGAATTCTTTTATTCCTCAACAGTTCAGTAATCCAGCCAATCCGCAGATTCACCGGGAGACGACTGCAGAAGAAATTTGGAAGGATACGGATGGCGGAGTGGATATTTTCGTGGCTGGAGTCGGTACAGGAGGTACAGTTTCCGGAGTAGGTCAAATATTGAAAGAGAGAAAACCCGGTGTCCAGGTAATCGCTGTTGAACCCGCAGACTCTCCGGTCCTGTCAGGAGGCAAACCGGGTGGACATCAGATTCAAGGCATCGGAGCCAATTTTGTACCTGGAAATTTCGATCCTGCGGTGGTTGATGAAATCGTTCAGGTGAAAAACGAGAATGCCTTTGAAGCAGCGCGCAGCCTTGCCAGAACTGAGGGCTTGCTCGTAGGCATTTCCTCAGGTGCTGCAGTGCATGCTGCGGTGCAAATTGCCGGTCGGCCGGAGAACAAAGGCAAGAATATTGTTATAATTCTGCCGGAAACAGGTGAACGATACTTATCTACTCCGCTGTTTGAAAATATTGAATAGACTAACTGACTCAATGTTCATATTTCTGTAACGACCGTCCCTAAGGGGCGGTTGTTTTTGTGTAGATCAGAACACGAATGTGGTGACTCATAGAGTTGAACTAAAGGAGGCAATATGGCACCAGCCGGCTGAAATAATAGATTTTTAGCTATACGTGTATAGGTCTAAAGAGATATAATTAATCCAATGAATGAAATTGATGCCAGGCGGTGTTGTGTGTTGTCGTGGGATATTGTAGGATTTATGTTTTTCTCAACGATTGAAACTGTATCATTATATTATTTGATTATGACACTCTTTCGGTTTAAATGGAGGGCATTCATCTGGCCGGCGATGTTTATTATTTTAATCAATAATCTGCAAAGCTATCTGCTCAGGAATGAACTTGATATGGCCAATATTTCACCTCTAGTCACAATTATTGTTTTCATATTCTTTTTTGCTGCTGTTGTCAGGATGCCGTTTGTTTTTTCAGTTATTGCAACGATCTCAGGATATGTGATCTTTGCCGTTATCCAGTCATTATTGGTGTTGCTTATGTTCGGTTCCCTTTCGCAGGTGGAGAATAACACAATCAACGGGTACATCCTGCAAACAGCATCTGCTGCAGTAGTGTTCGTAATCTTCTGGTTTGCTTACCGCAAAGGCAAGGGCTTTACGTTTGATATGGAAAAACTGAGATTCAAGCTGGAAGATATTGTGCTCAGCGTGTTAATCATTATTTTTCTGATCGGGATATCTGCGCTGCTGGTTTATAGAAACCTTTGGATCGATATTATGTTCTTCATGGTGATGTCCGCATTCCTGTTATATTATTCAACGAAAAAGGAGCGGGAGGATGCTTGAGAACCTGGCAGGGTGGATCGCGGCAAGAATCAAAAATGTCGTCCCTGAACATCCGGCATCCTATGCAGTCCTGAAATTTGCTGTATCGATTGTGCTCAATGTGATACTTGTTGTAGGATGTACGTTGTTGATCTCAGTGATCACAGGTAAAGCGGCAGAAGCCGTATTGATTCTGATCTCCTTCGCGCTGCTGCGGCAAGTCTCGGGCGGGGTGCATCTCCGATCAGGCTTGGGCTGCGTACTGTTTACAACGGTTTTGTTTACAGCTTTATCCTATGTACAGGCGGATATTTTGTATGTACAGCTAATGAACAGCCTGAGCCTACTGCTCGTTCTTCTGCTTGCACCTATCGGAATTGACAAGCAGACGAGAATACCCGCGAAGCACTGGCCAAAGCTGAAATTCATTGCAGCCGCACTTGTAGTTACGAATATCTTTATTGCATCGCCGGTTATTGCGGGCAGTTTTATGGCCCAGGCTGTGAGTTTAGTAATCGTATGGAAAAAGGGGAGCGGAAGTCATCGGAACATTTCAGCGCAAAGCCGTTTATAAACTGGCGTCGGTTTTAGCCTTCCTGGCTGTTTTTGTAGTAGATGCTGTTCCTAGTGTTCTTTTTGTACATCAGCCGGAGGTTCCGGAAGAATTATTGAAATAGTATTGGAGTTGGTCATCTTGAGCAGTATGTCTGTGACCCGTGATGTGAAAGGTAACAGCGGATTGTCCGCACTCGATATTACCGAAATTACATACATGGAATTCGAAAGAAATCTATATAGAATCGTAGTCCACACGAAGGATGAAGTGTTTTATACAGTCGGCACGCTGAAATATTGGGTAACTACACTTACAAGTTCAGGCTACAATTTTGTCCTGGCAGACCGCAATACCCTGATTAATGTCTCCAACATCATTCAGCTCGACAAAACCTTCCATGTCGCTTATTTCGGGGAGAACCTGAAGGGAATAGAGCAGAAGTGTTTTCTTTCGGAGAAAGGCTATAAGGAAGTCGTCAAAGACGTTAAAATCTCGCAGCCGCATATCCAATTTATTGAACTGCCTTTGTGGTAGTTCTTTTTTTATGAGCAGGAAAATATTGCATACCCGGGAACGATTCATTATACTCCCAATATAGGAATTTAAAATTTTATATATGCGGAGGGGAATTAACAAAGTGAAAAAGAAAATGACTGCTGCGTTTACCGCTTTTGCTGTGCTCGGGGGAATGGGAGCCGGAGTTGTTGCCGGTGCCAACCTGCAAGAGATTAAAGCATTCCTGAATCCAAGTATTAAATTTAAACTCAATGGTCAGCCCGTACAGCTTAAGAACAGCAGCGGTGCAGTTGTAGCCCCGATTACTTATAACAATACCACTTACTTACCAGTCAGAGCCGTATCTGACCTGCTGGGGGTTGCCGTTAAATTTGATCCCACCGCCAATACCATATTCTTAGGGGAACAACTCGAAGGCGTTTCCATTGCCTCTGGCTTTGATTCTTCATACCATACTAAAGACCCGGACAAAACGGTCTATCTGGACAAGGATTATAAAGACGTCCATTTCGACAACGGCAGCGGAACACGCGGCAGCTCCTTTATGCTCTACCCTAAAAATAAATATCAGAAGCTGTACATCCAGGTTGCGGCAA of the Paenibacillus pedocola genome contains:
- a CDS encoding sensor domain-containing diguanylate cyclase — encoded protein: MSFNLRTLFSSAFAVIIILLTALLIIVIGSQSTKSVEKSIGGSLAEEAYQMAEKLDHFMWSRSGEVEVLSKLNAFQEPYDKAEISGLLNQLKSSMPVFTWVGFLDPAGNVLSSTDNILLAQNISQRPVFQEGIKGLFIGDVHDAVLLSKLLPNPGGEDLQFVDVSVPIYSKQGQVTGVLAAHLSWEWSREVEQSILAPLKDRMTDVEVLVVSQKDDTVLLGPDRLVGRKMTDEALLKARTGENSWTVEKEKGEDSYLTGYAYGDGYLNYPGLGWSVIIRQPAEIAFASVHQLERFIILSGMAAAVIFGILGWFLAGWIARPLNAITYTADLLSSGTDAEIPSSSLIKDVAVLSASLRNLVGNLTKTESKLNYMSDMALHDSLTGLPNRAALEEFLALAVSKAQQSRTTLSFLYLDLDGFKNVNDTYGHAAGDALLQQVAVRLLDCTREHEIVARLGGDEFVIILHTSAARPMYEAEIVAARIISKINLPVMIGGHSLHVGCSVGAAVWTPDGADTSETMRLADEALYISKRSGKNRITFEAAS
- a CDS encoding glycoside hydrolase family 73 protein encodes the protein MTNAEFISRIAPYAIADMQRSHIAASLTIAQAALESGWGNSGLTVKANNLFGMKGSGPAGSIAIRTTEYLYGKPLLVTAAFRAYHDWGESVADHSAVLIGGVSWNRGLYSRVIGVNGQTAAREIAAAGYATDPNYAAKLIRIMDTYNLYQFDEVKEDEEMSAEDKQKLANLETELKELQVLLAVHTDRLTAMEGRTVMNVPVWARPAVNAAVAAGLLDTPAGGSYDFYRLLTVLNRAGLLVTGED
- a CDS encoding holin — protein: MNNEVLNNVLAFASVLAVFVMALVQLVKNSVNIPRNLVPAVGLAIGLFVGAVAYPFTDMTLVLRLWAGGLAGLSATGLFELAFNKRDGSTKDK
- a CDS encoding sporulation protein YjcZ; the encoded protein is MGADCGYGGNVGGANVGPVGPWTSTGAILVLYILLVIILSACFI
- a CDS encoding GNAT family N-acetyltransferase → MYIRKLAADELPPMDLLLTADPSHLKVEAYLKRGECYAVFDEEEIAGVYVLLPTRPDTAELVNVAVAEVHQGKGLGKQLVLHAIQVAAIQGFSTIEVGTGNSSIGQLALYQKCGFRIVAVELDFFTRHYPEVIYENGMICRDMLRLTREL
- a CDS encoding alpha/beta fold hydrolase; translation: MRKGLSLIMICSLLVLGGLWGSPVVHSAEDIAGFSVNFENLKVPAGVSPFVDGSVIMVPVRPVGEALGYEVTYIKEQNSLLMKSDELEYVYRLGGSTVVTSGKGQLALEGKAVLKDNRIYVPLSFFGALGLITSFDASSFEAAVITPQKYADYVVGLLNAGQYEELWQDLFNTELKRLVSISALQSGWESLDGTYGVYVQLNPVTTMQVKGQTVIQATAEFSKGNLSMIITVDNNARLTGLRFTPAAAPAVERELPEGLTEETVVVGEGTAHPLKGILTLPEHSSGRLPSVVLVHGSGSTDHDETAFAYKPFRDIAWGLAQQGIAVLRYDKRSYTYPKEFMGDEAAASFTVKEETVDDAILAAGLLKLDKRLDPGHVYLAGHSLGGMLAPRIDADGGDFAGLILLAGSPRKLWEIVYDQNMNVIDGLDDSNPLKVQTRSAIDGELMKAKALSSLSTEQAKQAPAVFGIPAFYLQEMQQHDTAELARRLAKPVLVMQGADDFQIFAGTDFPLWKEVLKNNPAAEFKQYPGLNHFFVNYDGAGAGTTAEYNVPDIVDPQVITDMGAWINAQYSH
- the cysK gene encoding cysteine synthase A — protein: MPKIYKNLTELIGNTPLLELGNYGNAHHVEARLLGKLEYFNPAGSVKDRIGFAMIKDAEAKGLINQNSVLIEPTSGNTGIGLAFAAAALGYRLMIVLPESFSVERRKLLKALGAELILTPASEGMLGAVGKAEELAASIPNSFIPQQFSNPANPQIHRETTAEEIWKDTDGGVDIFVAGVGTGGTVSGVGQILKERKPGVQVIAVEPADSPVLSGGKPGGHQIQGIGANFVPGNFDPAVVDEIVQVKNENAFEAARSLARTEGLLVGISSGAAVHAAVQIAGRPENKGKNIVIILPETGERYLSTPLFENIE
- a CDS encoding accessory gene regulator ArgB-like protein, which gives rise to MLENLAGWIAARIKNVVPEHPASYAVLKFAVSIVLNVILVVGCTLLISVITGKAAEAVLILISFALLRQVSGGVHLRSGLGCVLFTTVLFTALSYVQADILYVQLMNSLSLLLVLLLAPIGIDKQTRIPAKHWPKLKFIAAALVVTNIFIASPVIAGSFMAQAVSLVIVWKKGSGSHRNISAQSRL
- a CDS encoding cyclic lactone autoinducer peptide, producing MASVLAFLAVFVVDAVPSVLFVHQPEVPEELLK
- a CDS encoding LytTR family transcriptional regulator DNA-binding domain-containing protein; this encodes MSVTRDVKGNSGLSALDITEITYMEFERNLYRIVVHTKDEVFYTVGTLKYWVTTLTSSGYNFVLADRNTLINVSNIIQLDKTFHVAYFGENLKGIEQKCFLSEKGYKEVVKDVKISQPHIQFIELPLW
- a CDS encoding stalk domain-containing protein, which translates into the protein MKKKMTAAFTAFAVLGGMGAGVVAGANLQEIKAFLNPSIKFKLNGQPVQLKNSSGAVVAPITYNNTTYLPVRAVSDLLGVAVKFDPTANTIFLGEQLEGVSIASGFDSSYHTKDPDKTVYLDKDYKDVHFDNGSGTRGSSFMLYPKNKYQKLYIQVAAIGGDIKDFTIQDSDTDTVLKKQTITAEQGLVTIEADIAGVDSIFVTGQVEDGAAMFVPLTTSYYK